The following proteins come from a genomic window of Bradyrhizobium paxllaeri:
- a CDS encoding Bug family tripartite tricarboxylate transporter substrate binding protein, with amino-acid sequence MPTWKILACAVTAIIALTAAFTGAHAQTYPARAITLVIPFAPGGSTSIVGRAIADKMSELLGEKVVVDNRPGAGGTVGTKAVAKSDPDGYTLLLGYTGTLAIGPSLYKAPGYDPRKDFAPIGMIGNAPNSLVVHPSFPAKSVAELIAYARANPDKVNFGSAGAGTASHITGEYFARAAGIKLVHIPYKGTGPALTDLLGGHIPMAFAPIPASHANVAAGKLRALAVTSTTRSNLLPDVPTMMEAGLAAFDASLYYGLVAPAGTPRPIVDRLNKALRDALTSEEVKKQLGNDGTEITPGTPEDYAGFIDKDEKKWSQLVKASGVEQE; translated from the coding sequence ATGCCCACTTGGAAAATATTGGCTTGCGCGGTCACCGCGATCATCGCGCTGACGGCGGCATTCACCGGCGCGCATGCCCAAACCTATCCCGCGCGCGCCATCACGCTCGTCATTCCATTCGCGCCGGGCGGCAGCACCTCGATCGTTGGGCGCGCGATTGCCGACAAGATGAGTGAGCTGCTCGGCGAGAAGGTCGTGGTCGACAACCGCCCCGGCGCCGGCGGCACGGTCGGCACCAAGGCGGTCGCCAAAAGCGATCCGGACGGCTACACCCTGCTGCTCGGCTATACCGGCACGCTGGCGATCGGTCCCTCGCTCTACAAAGCTCCCGGCTACGATCCGCGCAAGGATTTCGCGCCGATCGGCATGATCGGCAACGCGCCGAACTCGCTGGTCGTGCATCCGTCATTCCCCGCGAAAAGCGTCGCCGAACTGATCGCTTATGCAAGGGCCAATCCCGACAAGGTCAATTTCGGCTCGGCCGGCGCCGGCACCGCCAGCCACATCACCGGCGAATATTTTGCCCGCGCGGCAGGGATCAAGCTGGTGCACATCCCCTACAAGGGCACCGGCCCGGCGTTGACGGACCTGTTGGGTGGCCACATCCCGATGGCGTTCGCGCCGATCCCGGCCTCGCATGCCAACGTTGCCGCCGGCAAACTGCGTGCGCTGGCGGTAACCAGCACGACGCGATCGAACCTGTTGCCCGATGTGCCGACCATGATGGAAGCGGGGCTCGCTGCTTTCGACGCCTCGCTCTATTACGGCCTCGTGGCTCCCGCCGGCACGCCGCGGCCGATCGTCGACAGGCTCAACAAGGCGCTACGCGACGCGCTGACCTCTGAAGAGGTGAAGAAGCAGCTCGGAAATGACGGAACCGAGATCACACCCGGCACGCCGGAAGATTACGCCGGGTTCATCGACAAGGACGAGAAGAAGTGGTCGCAGCTCGTCAAGGCCAGCGGCGTCGAGCAGGAGTGA
- a CDS encoding NUDIX hydrolase, producing MGRSFDDTTRRNIAELCAAFTRAPSDGAGPELKRAAVAIALTEGEGGGETTFLLTRRAATLRSHADQWALPGGRCDPGETQAQAALRELHEELGVGLGEGDVLGLLDDYPTRSGYLITPVVVWVSTSADIVPNPAEVASVHRVALDDIEREDVFSFTTIPESTRRVIRFRHAGQHIHAPTAALIYQFAEVLAGRSTRVAELEQPVFAWR from the coding sequence ATGGGCCGGTCATTTGACGATACCACACGGCGGAATATCGCAGAACTCTGCGCGGCCTTCACGCGGGCGCCCTCGGATGGCGCAGGGCCCGAGCTGAAGCGCGCGGCGGTGGCCATTGCGCTCACGGAAGGCGAGGGCGGCGGGGAAACGACGTTTCTCCTCACCCGCCGCGCCGCCACCTTGCGTTCGCATGCCGACCAATGGGCGCTGCCGGGCGGGCGCTGCGATCCCGGCGAGACGCAGGCGCAGGCCGCGCTGCGCGAACTGCACGAAGAACTCGGCGTTGGCCTCGGGGAGGGCGATGTGCTCGGCCTGCTCGACGACTACCCGACGCGGTCGGGCTATCTGATCACGCCTGTCGTGGTGTGGGTGAGCACCAGTGCCGATATCGTTCCCAATCCTGCGGAGGTCGCCTCGGTGCATCGCGTCGCGCTCGACGACATCGAGCGCGAGGACGTCTTCAGCTTCACCACGATCCCCGAAAGCACGCGGCGCGTGATCCGCTTCCGTCATGCCGGCCAGCACATCCACGCGCCGACGGCGGCACTGATCTACCAGTTTGCCGAAGTGCTGGCGGGAAGAAGCACTCGCGTCGCCGAACTGGAACAGCCGGTGTTTGCCTGGCGATAG
- a CDS encoding PaaI family thioesterase has protein sequence MTTKAADKLKSDGWKIVETTGFLHLIGPLWQRVVDGNHEYALATEDKHHNRRGLVQGGVIMTFADRTCGMTARFVSGKPTLATVQLDTHFVEAGKIGEILVSRPHVVRSTRSLIFITTEVTVDKRCIAMASGVFKILKSES, from the coding sequence ATGACGACCAAGGCCGCGGACAAACTCAAATCCGACGGCTGGAAGATCGTCGAAACCACCGGCTTCCTGCACCTGATCGGCCCGTTGTGGCAGCGCGTCGTCGACGGCAACCACGAATACGCGCTTGCTACCGAGGACAAGCACCACAACCGCCGTGGCCTGGTGCAGGGCGGCGTCATCATGACCTTTGCCGACCGCACCTGCGGCATGACCGCCCGCTTCGTTTCCGGCAAGCCGACGCTGGCGACCGTGCAGCTCGATACGCACTTTGTCGAGGCCGGCAAGATCGGCGAAATCCTGGTGTCGAGGCCGCATGTGGTGCGCTCGACCCGCAGCCTGATTTTCATCACCACGGAAGTCACCGTCGACAAACGCTGTATCGCGATGGCGAGCGGTGTGTTCAAGATATTGAAGAGCGAGAGTTGA
- a CDS encoding aldo/keto reductase yields MQYRQLGRSGLKISPICLGTMMFGGPTDEATSSRIIAKAREAGINFIDSADAYNGGQSEQVVGRAISNNRANWILATKLANQIGDDPNRGGLSRRWVMQAAEESLKRLGTDFIDIYYLHKEDHATPLEETVRAIGDLMRQGKIRYFGVSNYRAWRVAEICNICDNNGIDRPIVSQPYYNAMNRMPEVEHFPACGYYGLGIVPYSPLARGVLTGKYRPDAAPDRETRAGRADKRMMQTEWRPESLQLAQEIKRHAEARGITAGQFAVSWVLNSAFVSGVIAGPRTEQQWDDYVKALDYRFTAEDEALIDRLVVSGHPSTPGFNDPAYPIEGRRARTDGHSQ; encoded by the coding sequence ATGCAATACCGCCAACTCGGCCGCAGCGGCCTGAAGATTTCTCCGATCTGCCTCGGCACCATGATGTTCGGCGGCCCGACCGACGAGGCCACGTCGTCGCGCATCATCGCGAAAGCGCGCGAGGCCGGCATCAATTTCATCGACAGCGCGGACGCCTATAATGGCGGCCAGTCCGAGCAGGTGGTCGGCCGCGCCATTTCAAACAATCGCGCGAACTGGATTCTGGCGACCAAGCTCGCCAACCAGATCGGCGACGATCCCAATCGCGGCGGGCTGTCGCGGCGCTGGGTGATGCAGGCGGCGGAAGAGAGCCTGAAGCGGCTCGGCACCGATTTCATCGACATCTACTATCTGCACAAGGAGGATCACGCGACGCCGCTGGAGGAGACGGTGCGCGCCATCGGCGATTTGATGCGCCAGGGCAAGATCCGCTATTTCGGCGTCTCGAACTACCGCGCCTGGCGCGTCGCCGAAATCTGCAACATCTGCGACAACAACGGCATCGACCGCCCGATCGTCAGCCAGCCCTATTACAACGCCATGAACCGCATGCCCGAGGTCGAGCACTTTCCGGCCTGCGGCTATTACGGCCTCGGCATCGTGCCCTATAGCCCGCTGGCGCGCGGCGTGCTGACCGGCAAGTACAGGCCGGATGCTGCGCCCGACAGGGAGACGCGCGCCGGCCGCGCCGACAAGCGCATGATGCAGACCGAATGGCGGCCGGAATCGCTGCAGCTGGCCCAGGAGATCAAGCGCCACGCCGAGGCGCGCGGCATCACCGCCGGACAGTTCGCGGTTTCATGGGTACTGAATTCAGCCTTCGTCAGCGGGGTAATCGCGGGGCCCCGCACGGAGCAGCAGTGGGACGACTACGTGAAGGCGCTCGACTATCGCTTCACGGCGGAAGACGAGGCGCTGATCGACCGCCTGGTCGTCAGCGGCCACCCGTCGACGCCGGGGTTCAATGATCCGGCCTATCCGATCGAAGGGCGGCGGGCGCGGACGGATGGCCATTCCCAGTGA
- a CDS encoding PilZ domain-containing protein, whose translation MDEHRTAPPRRLLKAGRISFGGGATIDCTVRNLSETGAALEVSSPVGIPERFTLVIEPDHIHMPCRVVWRKETRIGVHFEV comes from the coding sequence GTGGACGAGCACAGAACAGCACCGCCGCGGCGCCTGCTGAAGGCGGGCAGGATCTCGTTTGGCGGCGGCGCCACCATCGACTGCACCGTCCGCAATCTCTCCGAAACCGGCGCCGCCCTCGAGGTGAGTTCCCCCGTCGGCATTCCCGAACGCTTCACGCTGGTGATCGAACCCGATCACATCCATATGCCGTGCCGCGTTGTCTGGCGCAAGGAGACGCGGATCGGGGTTCATTTCGAAGTCTGA
- a CDS encoding acetoacetate decarboxylase family protein: protein MSYRFEAGRIYRMPTHFGPAPGPRQMPDGITRDPKRSPRRLSVAASFLTDPVVLEQHLPDGFTLAGEPVVTVEFHHMTDIDWLAGRGYTMIWVSWPATFTGQRDRATGKFLAVVWENLADPIITGRDEIGHPKLYAEIAEPRRWNGAQICTAGWMGFRFLELEVSQLQDTDPHRQAAASDGTLMLKYTPRTGAWGETDVSQVTLTPAADPDNHIEQRQTGVGTVRFHKADWSDLPTLHHVVNALAALPVVEARGGAVTLSRGGKTYRDQRVLL, encoded by the coding sequence ATGAGCTACCGTTTCGAGGCTGGCCGCATCTACCGGATGCCGACGCATTTCGGCCCGGCGCCGGGACCCCGCCAAATGCCGGATGGCATTACGCGCGACCCGAAGCGCAGTCCACGGCGTCTCTCCGTCGCGGCGAGTTTCCTGACCGATCCCGTGGTGCTGGAACAGCATCTGCCTGACGGGTTTACGTTAGCCGGCGAGCCGGTGGTGACGGTCGAATTTCATCACATGACCGACATCGACTGGCTTGCCGGGCGCGGCTACACGATGATCTGGGTCAGCTGGCCGGCGACATTCACCGGTCAGCGGGACCGGGCCACCGGCAAGTTTCTCGCCGTCGTATGGGAAAATCTCGCCGACCCGATCATCACCGGGCGTGACGAGATCGGGCATCCCAAGCTGTATGCCGAGATCGCGGAACCGCGCCGGTGGAACGGGGCCCAGATCTGCACGGCGGGCTGGATGGGATTCCGCTTCCTCGAACTCGAGGTCTCGCAATTGCAGGACACAGATCCGCACCGGCAAGCCGCTGCTTCGGACGGAACATTGATGCTGAAATACACGCCACGCACAGGCGCCTGGGGAGAGACGGATGTGTCCCAGGTCACGCTCACGCCGGCCGCCGACCCGGACAACCATATCGAGCAACGGCAAACGGGCGTGGGCACCGTGCGCTTTCACAAGGCAGACTGGTCGGACCTGCCGACCCTGCATCACGTGGTGAACGCGCTGGCCGCGTTGCCGGTCGTCGAAGCGCGCGGCGGCGCGGTCACGCTCTCGCGCGGCGGGAAAACCTATCGCGACCAGCGCGTGCTGCTGTAG
- a CDS encoding TetR/AcrR family transcriptional regulator yields the protein MRIAFDQFWRKGVRGTSLSDIARDAGVQRGSLYNAFGSKEALFLAAYERYAGEYLSSLQKVLGSGTLRVRLTAYFDAAIKNFRSGSPPRGCPTTRGLMELGSAEGEGLDENARQAFADLVARITGLVQSALADGVKRGEFNGDPAAAALHIVTVTRGLAVLERAFGDEAQLRKIAKHTVDLVLGKSR from the coding sequence TTGCGCATCGCGTTCGATCAGTTCTGGCGCAAAGGAGTGCGAGGAACGTCGCTCTCGGACATCGCGCGTGACGCAGGTGTCCAGCGGGGCAGTCTGTACAATGCGTTTGGCAGCAAGGAAGCGCTGTTTCTGGCCGCCTACGAGCGTTATGCGGGCGAATATCTGAGTTCGCTGCAAAAGGTGCTCGGCTCGGGGACGTTGCGCGTGCGCCTCACGGCGTATTTCGATGCGGCCATCAAGAACTTCCGCTCCGGCTCGCCGCCCCGCGGATGCCCGACCACGCGGGGGCTGATGGAGCTGGGGTCGGCCGAAGGCGAAGGGCTGGACGAGAACGCGCGCCAGGCATTTGCGGATCTGGTGGCGCGCATCACCGGTCTGGTTCAGAGCGCGTTGGCAGATGGCGTCAAGCGGGGCGAGTTCAACGGCGACCCCGCGGCCGCCGCGCTACACATCGTCACCGTGACGCGCGGACTAGCCGTGCTCGAACGCGCCTTCGGCGACGAGGCACAGCTTCGCAAGATTGCGAAACACACGGTCGATCTCGTGCTCGGCAAGAGCCGCTAA
- a CDS encoding PAN domain-containing protein: MYLRSLIFASAFIITFSGIAGTALAQGDVSRSNTDRPGNDFRNIALRGNAADCRNLCLRAPACRAWTFVKPGFQGPSARCYLKNPTPPAFANACCTSGIARVAFD, from the coding sequence ATGTATCTCCGCAGTCTGATATTCGCATCCGCTTTCATTATTACGTTTTCTGGAATCGCCGGCACCGCTCTGGCGCAAGGAGATGTTTCGCGCTCGAACACCGATCGGCCCGGCAATGATTTCCGCAATATCGCCCTCAGGGGCAATGCGGCCGATTGCCGGAATCTCTGCCTGCGGGCACCCGCATGCCGTGCATGGACGTTCGTCAAGCCCGGCTTCCAGGGGCCGTCTGCCCGTTGTTATCTGAAGAACCCGACACCTCCCGCGTTCGCCAATGCATGCTGCACGTCTGGCATAGCGCGAGTAGCGTTCGACTGA
- a CDS encoding bifunctional diguanylate cyclase/phosphodiesterase, giving the protein MLGERHSVVQARGPSRAVSRARRWVRKAATAISRNAPLQIALFFLPLVWIGYFAITSSERTEALQQARAHGNSVAELFEENTERIFERVDQSMRVARALYAQDPDTFSLKFWAEKAQMATGDVVQFALIGLNGYLLDTTTGYSGPPLYLGDREHFIKTMEQAEDRLYVAKPVLGRASNKWTIQLARKLFDGRKNPAGVVVGSISVDVIGRFYDTAKLGIGGTLVLRNADYIVLAARGIDQGSVLGQRSPGHVERELRDGSYSQYWNWSGSEGRANRSNRLVTARRSNAFPLIFTAGISEQEIYSRAQSRQKIYLGGALLLTFIILMATALYWRRQRELRDSVSKFEDALRNLPQGLSMFDGQDRLIAFNRQWLDAYELSPEDVRIGMDFREVFSRQKAVPDLDAYLADLKGRLAKSEQTSNTVQFPDGRVIYISYGRRESGGWVATHEDITERKASEDRIERLAHYDGLTGLANRNLFKGRLDDALDKYLLLSTPFAVLLLDLDKFKSVNDALGHQCGDALLKLVAGRIKAQAQDLGATAARIGGDEFALVVAPGPASLQDSATTLAAWLVQAIAEPYEIDGHLVVIGCSIGIAMVPEHGTRIDELLRNADLALYKSKNAGRNCFHVYSPELKAEADQRNILEIELREAIWREEIEVFYQPVVELGTGRTKSVEALARWRHKTRGLIPPAEFIPVAEECGLIAELGNLVLAKACRHAMMMPDDVKVAVNLSALQFASGNLVDAVMYALADSGLAETRLELEITESVFLVDSQENLKTLDRLRRLGVSIALDDFGVGYSSLSYLTAFPFNKVKIDKSFIDRIGRSETVAVLGSIVQLAKTLNLSIVAEGVETYEQVEKVRLLGIALGQGYFFSKPMPLGELLLQGLAESERQAVA; this is encoded by the coding sequence ATGCTCGGCGAGCGTCATTCCGTGGTTCAGGCTCGCGGCCCGTCGCGGGCCGTGAGCCGTGCCCGCAGATGGGTCCGCAAGGCGGCGACAGCGATCTCGCGCAATGCTCCGCTGCAGATCGCGCTGTTCTTCCTGCCGCTGGTGTGGATCGGCTACTTCGCGATCACGTCCTCGGAACGGACGGAAGCGCTGCAGCAGGCGCGGGCGCATGGCAACAGCGTCGCCGAATTGTTCGAGGAAAATACCGAGCGGATCTTCGAAAGGGTGGATCAGTCAATGCGGGTCGCGCGCGCGCTCTACGCGCAGGATCCGGACACCTTCAGCCTGAAGTTCTGGGCCGAGAAAGCGCAGATGGCGACCGGCGACGTGGTGCAGTTCGCGCTGATCGGGCTGAATGGCTATTTGCTCGATACGACGACCGGTTACTCCGGCCCGCCGCTCTATCTCGGGGACCGCGAGCACTTCATCAAGACGATGGAGCAGGCTGAAGACCGGCTCTATGTTGCAAAGCCGGTGCTGGGGCGGGCGTCGAACAAATGGACCATCCAGCTCGCACGAAAGCTGTTCGATGGCAGGAAAAATCCGGCGGGCGTCGTCGTCGGCTCGATCAGTGTCGACGTGATCGGCAGGTTCTACGACACCGCTAAGCTCGGCATCGGCGGAACCCTTGTTCTCAGAAATGCCGACTACATCGTGCTTGCCGCGCGGGGAATAGACCAGGGCTCAGTGCTGGGACAGCGCAGTCCCGGCCACGTTGAAAGGGAGCTGCGGGACGGCTCCTATAGCCAATACTGGAATTGGAGCGGCAGCGAAGGTCGCGCGAACCGGAGCAACCGCCTGGTCACCGCGCGCAGATCGAACGCCTTTCCGCTGATCTTCACCGCCGGCATTTCGGAGCAGGAAATCTATTCGCGCGCCCAATCGAGGCAGAAAATCTATCTCGGTGGCGCGCTTCTGCTCACCTTCATCATCCTGATGGCGACCGCGCTCTACTGGCGTAGACAGCGCGAATTGCGCGACTCCGTGAGCAAGTTCGAGGACGCGCTGCGCAACCTGCCGCAAGGGTTGAGCATGTTCGATGGCCAGGATCGCCTGATCGCGTTCAATCGACAATGGCTCGACGCCTATGAGCTTTCGCCGGAGGATGTCCGGATCGGCATGGATTTCCGCGAGGTGTTTTCAAGGCAGAAAGCCGTGCCCGACCTCGACGCCTATCTGGCTGACCTGAAGGGCCGGCTTGCCAAATCGGAGCAGACCTCGAACACGGTGCAGTTTCCGGACGGGCGCGTCATCTATATTTCCTATGGCCGGCGCGAGAGCGGCGGCTGGGTTGCGACGCACGAAGACATCACCGAACGCAAGGCTTCCGAGGACCGGATCGAGCGGCTGGCTCACTATGACGGCCTGACCGGCCTTGCCAATCGTAACCTGTTCAAGGGGCGCCTGGACGACGCGCTGGACAAGTATCTTCTGCTCAGTACGCCGTTTGCCGTGCTGCTGCTGGATCTCGACAAGTTCAAGTCCGTCAACGACGCGCTCGGCCACCAATGCGGCGATGCGCTGCTCAAGCTGGTCGCTGGTCGGATCAAGGCGCAGGCGCAGGACCTTGGTGCGACGGCGGCCCGGATCGGCGGCGACGAGTTTGCGCTGGTCGTGGCGCCGGGGCCGGCCTCGCTGCAGGACAGCGCCACAACGCTCGCCGCGTGGCTGGTCCAGGCCATTGCCGAACCCTATGAAATAGACGGCCACCTCGTGGTGATCGGGTGCAGCATCGGCATCGCCATGGTGCCCGAGCATGGCACGCGCATCGATGAGCTTCTTCGCAATGCCGATCTTGCGCTCTACAAGTCGAAGAACGCCGGCCGGAACTGCTTCCATGTCTACTCGCCGGAGCTCAAGGCCGAAGCCGACCAGCGCAACATCCTCGAAATCGAACTGCGCGAGGCGATCTGGCGCGAGGAGATCGAGGTGTTCTATCAGCCCGTGGTCGAACTCGGCACCGGCCGCACGAAATCGGTCGAGGCGCTGGCGCGCTGGCGCCACAAGACCCGAGGCCTGATCCCTCCCGCTGAATTCATTCCGGTTGCGGAAGAATGCGGGCTGATCGCTGAGCTCGGCAATCTGGTGCTCGCCAAGGCGTGCCGCCATGCCATGATGATGCCTGACGATGTCAAGGTTGCGGTCAACCTGTCCGCCCTGCAATTCGCCAGCGGCAACCTGGTCGATGCCGTGATGTACGCGCTGGCGGACAGCGGATTGGCCGAGACGCGGCTCGAGCTCGAGATCACCGAGAGCGTATTTCTGGTCGACAGCCAGGAAAATCTCAAGACGCTCGACCGGTTGAGGCGGCTTGGCGTTTCGATTGCGCTCGACGATTTCGGCGTCGGTTATTCGTCGCTGTCCTATCTGACCGCGTTCCCGTTCAACAAGGTCAAGATCGACAAGTCTTTCATCGACCGCATCGGCCGCTCCGAGACCGTCGCCGTGCTCGGGTCGATCGTCCAGCTTGCCAAGACATTGAACCTCTCGATCGTCGCCGAAGGCGTTGAGACATACGAACAGGTCGAAAAGGTCCGCTTGCTCGGAATTGCCCTGGGGCAGGGCTATTTCTTCAGCAAGCCCATGCCGCTCGGCGAACTATTGCTGCAAGGCCTCGCCGAAAGCGAACGGCAGGCCGTGGCGTAG
- a CDS encoding IS110 family transposase, with protein MMAQDEVVVVGIDVAKDKVDACIRSLSQWQTFPSTAEGQRALIRWLRKHRGGKAAMEASGGYEQDWAKALREARIEVRIVDPKRVRSFARSAGRLAKNDPIDAEMIAWFAETFTEAPGQAYDAARERLVKIVNARQGLLDLQTSLKNSGEHSVPDVVQKMQARLLKKIAVEVAKLDTAIAAQVKATPHFAELAEIIESVPGLGKITSAGLIATMPELGQVNDNIVAALLGVAPYDDDSGQRRGNRHIKGGRRKARNLFYMPCMGAATQHNPVLKAFYDRLIAKGKEPKVALTACMRKLIVILNTMIARRQKWDANRYKVSDPARLPPSACPA; from the coding sequence ATGATGGCACAAGATGAGGTCGTTGTCGTCGGTATTGATGTGGCCAAGGACAAGGTGGATGCGTGCATTCGCTCGCTGTCTCAATGGCAGACGTTCCCAAGTACCGCGGAGGGGCAGCGCGCCCTGATCCGCTGGCTTCGCAAACACAGGGGCGGCAAGGCAGCCATGGAGGCTTCCGGCGGTTATGAGCAGGACTGGGCCAAGGCGCTGCGCGAGGCCCGCATCGAAGTCCGGATCGTCGACCCGAAGCGGGTGCGCAGCTTCGCCCGCTCGGCCGGACGCCTCGCCAAGAACGATCCGATCGATGCGGAGATGATCGCCTGGTTCGCCGAGACCTTCACCGAAGCACCGGGCCAAGCCTACGACGCGGCACGCGAGAGGTTGGTCAAGATCGTCAATGCACGCCAAGGACTGCTCGATCTACAGACTAGCTTGAAAAACAGTGGCGAGCATTCCGTGCCGGACGTCGTGCAGAAAATGCAGGCGCGGCTCTTGAAGAAGATTGCCGTCGAAGTCGCCAAGCTCGATACTGCGATCGCAGCCCAGGTCAAAGCGACACCGCATTTTGCCGAGCTCGCCGAGATCATCGAGAGCGTGCCGGGACTTGGCAAGATCACTTCCGCCGGACTGATCGCGACGATGCCGGAACTGGGCCAGGTGAACGACAATATCGTCGCGGCCTTGTTGGGGGTAGCACCTTACGATGACGATAGTGGCCAACGGCGGGGCAACCGCCACATCAAGGGCGGACGCCGAAAGGCCCGCAACCTCTTCTACATGCCTTGCATGGGAGCTGCGACCCAGCACAACCCCGTGCTCAAGGCGTTCTATGACCGCCTGATCGCCAAGGGAAAGGAGCCGAAGGTTGCGCTCACCGCCTGTATGCGCAAGCTCATCGTCATCCTCAACACCATGATCGCGCGACGCCAAAAATGGGACGCCAACCGCTACAAAGTGAGCGACCCCGCTCGGCTTCCGCCGAGCGCATGCCCAGCCTAA
- a CDS encoding CHRD domain-containing protein, producing MSTAFRVVLEGTQEVPPNNSTASGLGTVIFDSTEVAASYTFNIEGVDYGLITGGAAQTPSTDDDVTSTHFHNGVRGTNGPVVFGQINPAQDADDLSIALNTDGSWTVSGRWETTDPANVSITNFAGALGSAQVGSEVPIYFNIHTNEFMGGEIRGQLIAIADDNDNVVVGTPGDDFLPGLGGNDIIRGLAGNDRLEGGDGDDIIRGGRGDDDINTGAGNDLVFGGRGNDTVGGMAGRDTVFGGAGDDFIAWNDPTGDVVFGDAGNDTLRGGDVAADTIFGGGGDDLIRAVANQQLANHAPDRLFGDRGNDTIFGGNAGDTIEGGAGDDNVAGFGGADQFVFRESEPGNDLITDFDVTQDLVVLEGFGADFDPLDNLSAGASGTTLDLGGGNDVLFLGLLPTELNAANFLVTA from the coding sequence ATGTCCACAGCGTTCCGCGTGGTTCTCGAAGGCACTCAGGAAGTCCCCCCGAACAACTCAACTGCAAGCGGTCTCGGCACTGTCATCTTCGACAGCACGGAAGTTGCCGCGAGTTATACGTTCAACATCGAAGGCGTAGACTACGGTCTGATTACGGGTGGTGCGGCCCAGACGCCGTCGACCGACGACGACGTCACCTCCACGCATTTTCACAATGGCGTGCGAGGCACAAACGGGCCCGTTGTCTTCGGGCAGATCAACCCGGCACAGGACGCTGATGACCTCAGTATAGCCCTGAATACGGATGGCTCCTGGACGGTGAGTGGTCGATGGGAGACCACGGACCCCGCCAACGTTTCAATCACCAACTTCGCTGGCGCACTCGGCTCAGCTCAGGTCGGATCGGAGGTCCCGATCTATTTCAACATCCATACGAACGAATTTATGGGGGGCGAGATCCGGGGTCAGTTGATCGCAATCGCAGACGACAACGACAACGTTGTCGTCGGAACGCCGGGCGACGATTTCCTTCCCGGGCTCGGCGGCAATGACATTATCCGTGGCCTTGCCGGAAACGACAGACTTGAAGGCGGCGACGGCGACGACATCATCAGGGGCGGCCGGGGAGATGACGATATCAATACGGGCGCCGGCAACGACCTGGTTTTCGGTGGCCGCGGCAACGACACCGTTGGCGGCATGGCCGGAAGGGATACCGTCTTCGGCGGTGCTGGCGATGACTTCATCGCCTGGAATGACCCTACGGGCGATGTCGTGTTTGGGGATGCCGGGAACGACACGCTGCGAGGCGGCGACGTTGCCGCCGACACGATCTTCGGTGGTGGGGGTGACGACCTCATCCGGGCTGTCGCCAACCAGCAATTGGCGAATCATGCGCCCGACCGCCTGTTCGGAGACCGCGGCAATGACACCATCTTCGGCGGCAATGCTGGTGATACGATCGAAGGCGGCGCCGGCGACGACAACGTTGCCGGTTTCGGCGGGGCCGATCAGTTTGTCTTTCGCGAGTCAGAACCAGGCAATGATCTGATCACCGACTTCGACGTAACGCAGGACCTCGTGGTGCTGGAAGGCTTTGGAGCCGACTTCGACCCGCTGGACAATCTGAGTGCGGGAGCTTCAGGTACCACCCTTGATCTCGGCGGGGGCAACGACGTGTTGTTCCTGGGTCTCCTTCCGACCGAGCTTAACGCCGCGAACTTCCTCGTAACCGCTTGA
- the yacG gene encoding DNA gyrase inhibitor YacG — MPAKPPQAAGRPKEAGGDKPPPKPCPVCGKPADPATLPFCSKRCRDVDLNRWLSGTYIIPGHPTDPEDAE, encoded by the coding sequence ATGCCAGCTAAGCCGCCACAAGCCGCCGGCAGGCCTAAAGAGGCCGGCGGGGACAAGCCGCCGCCAAAACCCTGCCCGGTCTGCGGCAAGCCGGCCGACCCTGCCACGCTCCCCTTCTGTTCCAAACGCTGCCGCGACGTCGATTTGAACCGCTGGCTCTCCGGCACCTACATCATCCCCGGCCACCCCACCGACCCCGAAGACGCGGAATAG